The following proteins are encoded in a genomic region of Coffea eugenioides isolate CCC68of chromosome 6, Ceug_1.0, whole genome shotgun sequence:
- the LOC113773252 gene encoding adenylosuccinate synthetase 2, chloroplastic has translation MNLSSSSSLRLDTNSISTRAAVAVPFNGPQSYRIPFGGTGLRKVVKFSPACSSAAKPVDAVVDKQPQKVGELGARGLSRIESLSQVSGVLGCQWGDEGKGKLVDILAEHFDVVARCQGGANAGHTIYNSEGKKFALHLIPSGILNEEPLCVIGNGVVVHLPGFFKEIDSLESNGVSCKGRILVSDRAHLLFDFHQVVDELREAELAKSFIGTTRRGIGPCYSSKVIRNGIRVSDLRHMDTFPQKLDLLLSDAASRFQGFNYGPDMLREEVERYKRFAERLEPFVADTVHVMNEALSQKKKILVEGGQATMLDVDFGTYPFVTSSSPSAGGICTGLGIAPRAVGDLIGVVKAYTTRVGSGPFPTEILGKGGDLLRFAGQEFGTTTGRPRRCGWLDIVALRYCCQINGFSSLNLTKLDVLSDLPEIQLGVSYGQIDGAPIKSFPADLRVLEQVKVEYEVLPGWQCDISSIRNYSDLPKAAHQYVERIEELVGVPIHYIGVGPGRDALIYK, from the exons ATGAACCTCTCATCGTCCTCCTCTTTAAGACTCGATACTAATTCCATTTCCACCAGAGCAGCTGTAGCAGTCCCATTCAATGGACCCCAATCTTACCGAATTCCCTTTGGCGGGACGGGTCTGAGGAAAGTGGTAAAGTTCAGCCCCGCTTGCTCCTCTGCAGCCAAGCCGGTGGATGCTGTGGTGGATAAGCAGCCGCAGAAGGTGGGTGAGTTGGGCGCCCGTGGGCTGAGTCGAATTGAGTCCCTGAGTCAAGTTTCGGGGGTGCTGGGTTGCCAATGGGGCGATGAAGGGAAAGGAAAGCTCGTTGATATTTTAGCTGAGCATTTCGACGTCGTTGCTCGATGTCAG GGTGGAGCTAATGCTGGACACACTATATATAACTCAGAAGGCAAAAAATTTGCCCTTCACCTTATTCCTTCAGGAATTCTTAATGAGGAACCCCTCTGTGTTATTGGCAATGGCGTTGTGGTGCACCTGCCAGGATTCTTTAAAGAAATAGACAGTCTTGAATCTAATGGAGTCTCTTGTAAAGGAAGGATCTTGGTATCTGATCGTGCTCACTTGTTATTTGATTTTCATCAAGTTGTTGATGAACTTAGAGAAGCTGAGCTTGCCAAATCCTTTATTGGAACCACCCGGAGAGGCATTGGACCTTGCTATTCAAGCAAAGTTATCCGGAATGGTATAAGAGTAAGTGACTTGAGGCATATGGATACTTTTCCACAGAAGCTTGATCTTTTATTATCAGATGCAGCTTCAAGGTTCCAAGGTTTTAACTATGGCCCTGACATGCTCAGGGAAGAAGTTGAACGGTACAAGAGATTTGCTGAGAGGTTGGAACCCTTTGTCGCTGATACTGTGCATGTCATGAATGAAGCTCTCtctcaaaagaagaaaattttagtGGAAGGTGGTCAGGCAACCATGTTAGATGTTGACTTTGGAACATATCCATTTGTAACTTCTTCCAGTCCTTCAGctggaggtatctgtactggtCTTGGAATTGCTCCTAGAGCAGTTGGTGATCTTATTGGAGTG GTTAAAGCCTACACTACTAGAGTTGGTTCAGGACCCTTTCCAACAGAAATTTTGGGGAAAGGTGGCGACCTTCTTAGGTTTGCTGGACAAGAATTTGGCACAACAACCGGTCGCCCTCGTCGTTGTGGCTGGCTTGACATAGTTGCTCTCAGATACTGCTGCCAAATCAATGGCTTTTCTTCTCTGAACCTCACCAAACTTGATGTTTTATCAGATCTACCTGAAATTCAGTTAGGTGTTTCATATGGACAAATTGATGGTGCTCCAATCAAATCATTCCCTGCAGATCTTCGAGTTTTGGAGCAAGTCAAA GTGGAATATGAAGTTTTGCCAGGGTGGCAGTGTGATATATCTTCTATCAGAAACTACTCGGATCTACCCAAGGCTGCACATCAGTATGTTGAAAGGATAGAAGAACTTGTGGGTGTACCCATTCATTACATTGGTGTCGGGCCAGGACGTGATGCCCTTATATACAAATGA